In Daphnia magna isolate NIES linkage group LG7, ASM2063170v1.1, whole genome shotgun sequence, a single genomic region encodes these proteins:
- the LOC116927713 gene encoding uncharacterized protein LOC116927713 isoform X1, with product MDFSHLIRGTREFFQGHPGKPKDNGVGIAPPFINFPEAKNGVKMNHETSYNLQSHSQVIKSNCPTQPSIHGTVSQYYPAPYSKNFTSKQQSQSSQQVDEFHAPNMEVKHHTWIQSTAVYPAHTPRIPYAEQKVWQQTIYSEDGDVSSNTRLNYNPPIPAVFATNPRVVTPASCQGHQQQVSVKNNECMVPAVNNLHRELPESGDCSSYSSNFVRPAFVQDFRSNNIHQSQRTVASRDNVNLMSFRESGCQPTFGKFYNQPLHLASDRRNQAEHTPASVSCDCLFNRPCPLHRYSKQQDIPTLERQSSEWGSKIQNISIENKLTRQKYEYTSLGIPDERPKVLQNPEMMKHPPKQTPLQQNYQIQELPKTTSSNIAFASFRANVEADVPSRLSTDFRPHRQAYLNELSGMRTGNNLDSEVGGVSVIQQPKNCTAVSSVEATKKNEERMSVINYPKQRYLSNSSITLPNVLFSKNGKNNSISEDVLVSWPKKELATHECKSLQSGASGVSQMQQNQVCIAVDYSNNRSPDRQPDRITNPPNLKMPSLGKSVIHISSTDKFLIDATPIKSDPIVSDEKWEEWKSSFDTEWNAFVQDLAASGNIKRIHRVTQPIPRKIKRREKAEPKPIKRSLDTKLLTITDFSSDEDIPLSLRRKTKEDKCNKIF from the exons ATGGACTTTTCCCATTTAATTCGAGGAACCCGCGAATTCTTCCAAGGGCATCCAGGAAAACCCAAAGATAATGGTGTTGGTATTGCACCACCATTCATTAATTTTCCTGAAGCTAAAAATGGTGTAAAAATGAATCATGAGACATCATACAATCTACAGTCTCATTCTCAAGTGATCAAATCAAACTGTCCTACTCAGCCAAGCATCCATGGAACAGTGTCCCAATATTATCCTGCACCTTACTCCAAAAACTTTACCAGCAAGCAACAGAGCCAGTCTTCACAGCAAGTTGACGAATTTCATGCGCCGAATATGGAAGTTAAGCATCATACTTGGATTCAGTCCACTGCCGTGTACCCTGCTCATACACCCAGAATACCGTATGCAGAACAAAAAGTGTGGCAACAAACCATCTATTCAGAAGATGGTGATGTTTCGTCAAATACTCGATTAAATTATAATCCGCCCATCCCGGCTGTTTTTGCCACAAACCCTCGTGTGGTTACACCAGCGTCATGTCAAGGTCACCAGCAGCAAGTTTCagtgaaaaataatgaatgcATGGTTCCCGCTGTTAATAATTTGCATCGGGAGTTGCCGGAATCAGGTGATTGTTCCTCATATTCATCAAATTTCGTTAGACCGGCATTTGTTCAAGATTTTAGATCCAATAATATTCACCAATCTCAACGTACAGTGGCTTCGCGAGACAATGTAAACTTGATGAGTTTTCGAGAAAGTGGTTGTCAGCCAACATTCGGAAAATTTTACAACCAACCCTTGCATTTAGCATCGGATCGACGTAATCAGGCAGAACATACGCCGGCGTCTGTTTCCTGTGATTGCCTGTTTAATCGACCGTGTCCCCTGCACCGATATTCGAAGCAGCAGGACATACCAACTCTCGAGCGACAGAGCTCAGAATGGGGTTCAAAGATCCAGAACATTTCGATCGAGAATAAGTTGACAAGACAAAAATACGAGTATACTTCATTAGGGATTCCTGATGAACGACCGAAGGTTCTTCAAAATCCTGAAATGATGAAACATCCCCCGAAACAGACCCCCCTTCAACAGAACTACCAAATTCAAGAGCTTCCCAAAACAACTTCAAGTAATATTGCCTTCGCATCATTCCGTGCAAATGTGGAAGCTGATGTACCTTCCCGCCTTTCAACTGACTTTCGTCCACACCGGCAAGCCTATTTAAACGAGCTGTCAGGGATGAGAACTGGGAATAACTTAGACAGTGAAGTAGGTGGGGTTAGTGTCATTCAACAGCCAAAAAATTGTACAGCAGTTTCGTCAGTGGAGGcaaccaagaaaaacgaagagcGCATGAGTGTTATTAATTATCCAAAACAGCGTTACCTGAGTAACAGCAGCATTACATTGcctaatgttttattttcaaagaatggcaaaaataattcaatatCCGAAGATGTTTTGGTTTCTTGGCCGAAAAAAGAACTGGCTACTCACGAATGCAAAAGCTTGCAATCTGGTGCCTCTGGCGTTTCTCAAATGCAGCAAAACCAAGTCTGTATAGCTGTTGACTATTCTAACAATAGGTCGCCAGATAGGCAACCTGACCGAATAACGAATCCACCGAATTTAAAGATGCCGTCTCTCGGAAAGTCAGTGATCCATATCTCATCAACCGATAAATTTTTGATTGATGCAACGCCAATAAAATCAGATCCTATAGTTTCCGACGAGAAGTGGGAGGAGTGGAAAAGCTCTTTTGATACGGAATGGAATGCCTTCGTTCAAGACTTGGCCGCTTCTGGGAACATCAAAAGAATACAcag GGTGACTCAACCAATCCCAAGAAAGATAAAACGAAGAGAAAAGGCTGAACCAAAACCTATCAAAAGGAGTTTAGATACGAAATTGCTGACCATCACAGATTTTTCTTCTGACGAGGACATTCCGCTCAGCTTGCGACGGAAAACTAAGGAAGACAAGTGTAATAAAATATTCTGA
- the LOC116927713 gene encoding uncharacterized protein LOC116927713 isoform X2, whose amino-acid sequence MDFSHLIRGTREFFQGHPGKPKDNGVGIAPPFINFPEAKNGVKMNHETSYNLQSHSQVIKSNCPTQPSIHGTVSQYYPAPYSKNFTSKQQSQSSQQVDEFHAPNMEVKHHTWIQSTAVYPAHTPRIPYAEQKVWQQTIYSEDGDVSSNTRLNYNPPIPAVFATNPRVVTPASCQGHQQQVSVKNNECMVPAVNNLHRELPESGDCSSYSSNFVRPAFVQDFRSNNIHQSQRTVASRDNVNLMSFRESGCQPTFGKFYNQPLHLASDRRNQAEHTPASVSCDCLFNRPCPLHRYSKQQDIPTLERQSSEWGSKIQNISIENKLTRQKYEYTSLGIPDERPKVLQNPEMMKHPPKQTPLQQNYQIQELPKTTSSNIAFASFRANVEADVPSRLSTDFRPHRQAYLNELSGMRTGNNLDSEVGGVSVIQQPKNCTAVSSVEATKKNEERMSVINYPKQRYLSNSSITLPNVLFSKNGKNNSISEDVLVSWPKKELATHECKSLQSGASGVSQMQQNQVCIAVDYSNNRSPDRQPDRITNPPNLKMPSLGKSVIHISSTDKFLIDATPIKSDPIVSDEKWEEWKSSFDTEWNAFVQDLAASGNIKRIHRVTQPIPRKIKRREKAEPKPIKRSLDTKLLTITDFSSDEDIPLSLRRKTKEDKS is encoded by the exons ATGGACTTTTCCCATTTAATTCGAGGAACCCGCGAATTCTTCCAAGGGCATCCAGGAAAACCCAAAGATAATGGTGTTGGTATTGCACCACCATTCATTAATTTTCCTGAAGCTAAAAATGGTGTAAAAATGAATCATGAGACATCATACAATCTACAGTCTCATTCTCAAGTGATCAAATCAAACTGTCCTACTCAGCCAAGCATCCATGGAACAGTGTCCCAATATTATCCTGCACCTTACTCCAAAAACTTTACCAGCAAGCAACAGAGCCAGTCTTCACAGCAAGTTGACGAATTTCATGCGCCGAATATGGAAGTTAAGCATCATACTTGGATTCAGTCCACTGCCGTGTACCCTGCTCATACACCCAGAATACCGTATGCAGAACAAAAAGTGTGGCAACAAACCATCTATTCAGAAGATGGTGATGTTTCGTCAAATACTCGATTAAATTATAATCCGCCCATCCCGGCTGTTTTTGCCACAAACCCTCGTGTGGTTACACCAGCGTCATGTCAAGGTCACCAGCAGCAAGTTTCagtgaaaaataatgaatgcATGGTTCCCGCTGTTAATAATTTGCATCGGGAGTTGCCGGAATCAGGTGATTGTTCCTCATATTCATCAAATTTCGTTAGACCGGCATTTGTTCAAGATTTTAGATCCAATAATATTCACCAATCTCAACGTACAGTGGCTTCGCGAGACAATGTAAACTTGATGAGTTTTCGAGAAAGTGGTTGTCAGCCAACATTCGGAAAATTTTACAACCAACCCTTGCATTTAGCATCGGATCGACGTAATCAGGCAGAACATACGCCGGCGTCTGTTTCCTGTGATTGCCTGTTTAATCGACCGTGTCCCCTGCACCGATATTCGAAGCAGCAGGACATACCAACTCTCGAGCGACAGAGCTCAGAATGGGGTTCAAAGATCCAGAACATTTCGATCGAGAATAAGTTGACAAGACAAAAATACGAGTATACTTCATTAGGGATTCCTGATGAACGACCGAAGGTTCTTCAAAATCCTGAAATGATGAAACATCCCCCGAAACAGACCCCCCTTCAACAGAACTACCAAATTCAAGAGCTTCCCAAAACAACTTCAAGTAATATTGCCTTCGCATCATTCCGTGCAAATGTGGAAGCTGATGTACCTTCCCGCCTTTCAACTGACTTTCGTCCACACCGGCAAGCCTATTTAAACGAGCTGTCAGGGATGAGAACTGGGAATAACTTAGACAGTGAAGTAGGTGGGGTTAGTGTCATTCAACAGCCAAAAAATTGTACAGCAGTTTCGTCAGTGGAGGcaaccaagaaaaacgaagagcGCATGAGTGTTATTAATTATCCAAAACAGCGTTACCTGAGTAACAGCAGCATTACATTGcctaatgttttattttcaaagaatggcaaaaataattcaatatCCGAAGATGTTTTGGTTTCTTGGCCGAAAAAAGAACTGGCTACTCACGAATGCAAAAGCTTGCAATCTGGTGCCTCTGGCGTTTCTCAAATGCAGCAAAACCAAGTCTGTATAGCTGTTGACTATTCTAACAATAGGTCGCCAGATAGGCAACCTGACCGAATAACGAATCCACCGAATTTAAAGATGCCGTCTCTCGGAAAGTCAGTGATCCATATCTCATCAACCGATAAATTTTTGATTGATGCAACGCCAATAAAATCAGATCCTATAGTTTCCGACGAGAAGTGGGAGGAGTGGAAAAGCTCTTTTGATACGGAATGGAATGCCTTCGTTCAAGACTTGGCCGCTTCTGGGAACATCAAAAGAATACAcag GGTGACTCAACCAATCCCAAGAAAGATAAAACGAAGAGAAAAGGCTGAACCAAAACCTATCAAAAGGAGTTTAGATACGAAATTGCTGACCATCACAGATTTTTCTTCTGACGAGGACATTCCGCTCAGCTTGCGACGGAAAACTAAGGAAGACAAGT CATAA